The following coding sequences are from one Rissa tridactyla isolate bRisTri1 chromosome 14, bRisTri1.patW.cur.20221130, whole genome shotgun sequence window:
- the CCDC180 gene encoding coiled-coil domain-containing protein 180 isoform X2 — MRRAGAVRLLPRGKVYNQISEDEVRLVRSLDEVRSKTRFSTKSERLALVRDSEISTDAGLLPCYQQKRVERTPYSDSTEKPPLYREATTFQKAWKSVDVNAAEEVRALPDFVVPEETSSNILECLSEHRRGRHDEALTTMYRELACIARELEPFVLEPGKFLLTKLMESDRKIELLFKKIEFDATLEGFSIEDLKELWNVIHQESLTRRNWIREMDESLKKVEWSRADKITDVLRKYTVKLEGISFFLSADVYRLMNDEAMLINRALLANQRAIAKLFFNLMKSEMKRELSHRLRWQDRVKDWKLIHKNSLVHAFREFMANEEIQNPPTVKTEMENMITEQILLSERRLEFLQHVGDLLPPTHTKADINEWYRSLVNLNKSIDTHNVQCMMKIHTRYERGLEKCLAEMQLCKNNLLNFCTKKEAEEIVSSELLQLTEKLKSQFEEELEHMDRDFEELAKHNEQNCEDLGSYFLEVMGLWDVHQLKLSQQEGELQKKLDECRWKQHNLIQVMEDNLAKILDEMRTASSEEKLNKYLENALCSLDDIRARYETFNQVLMDELMAYPEAILQKLISYSISISQYFNVKEIFKQNLQGEIEFTFQDQELVKASEAEHLVEQQAESIVQENEGKQKMDSHQQENEETNTAENEEIFAQEAEETEEKKYGESIPHEREGTEQPGQGVSFTQAVFDSSKAESPEIDVETFSTSSGNTYTVLGVKETEKTDIQETYFTKYEKKESLPMYLKYVFIKENVFVELKKRIRLCFFEHLEKWFPESLSNSCAIVAAKKEELNSELQLRLRLHQQRQEDIEIKIYNVRAAELSLHKERLECHCAGVVEALKKERADFLKFCDGQNNIIKNLHSRICDMESVFLSAPMTEKLVSFSSSLRSELHNHLEMIHVSLRSYRNYLEEALGKLRDSNVDFLRACRLFLEGGNFSPEEVKSFSKCLQEESKRIDSFESLIKTDLEKMESSCLEQATELINQSEAKFGYLFMNRVFMEKVRRFLTNLQVQIKSEVAKSNLQAVTLNSYLEKLRQKIDACAHPTAVKEALTSEEWYDFAKEVLKELKKRSQYLDCLLVKAMRPHDNEDFTPLATDVTLQGPIAVAIRTERVRDENKVMVMGLDPVKYPLLNPSRMGKSAVDDLSISIIKNLLEIQPYRKSSGLNRERKDHAHSLGPGPRNSAAQITKKSSFMKKMPRGRVQKNTRPVLSDKRFQIFGEKPPESDTFKGIMMNILWTGNDSLLCLAEEFYQKENPQIAMLEDLPETFDHCAEVFKQNLLSYQSQTDDYYNSCFIEFQDQLKMFEKELPYVSQLAIDSLLKEHEQKLSYSTGQIQHLFSKQLEGWENVRAVHKNRLRPSLGHPDNLPHLDALCQAEIKRQKEQADGIRLNTQMLQDCVAECAQSFVSALAAFTEKLLLELDESITVNDVQVAKIDIPREKTSTLIRRKQAGLPLEISEVQQLIDRGSRTWPGIPMTALTDNSDYILCRETASVTTAKTTLGHVAAVEARDAAYKKYKCKLEQQFAQIKEESTAQLLAIQHWEEWWKQSIQKIKQLYT, encoded by the exons atgcggcgggcgggggctgtGCGCCTCCTTCCCAGAGGGAAAGTCTACAACCAGATCTCTGAGGatgag GTTCGCTTAGTGCGCTCTTTGGATGAAGTAAGGAGCAAGACTAGGTTTTCTACAAAGAGTGAAAGGCTCGCTTTGGTTAGGGATTCAGAAATTTCTACTGATGCCGGGCTACTACCATGTTACCAGCAGAAGCGGGTTGAAAGAACTCCCTACAGTGACTCCACAGAAAAGCCACCACTGTACAG AGAAGCCACAACATTTCAAAAGGCTTGGAAAAGTGTAGATGTAAATGCAGCTGAGGAAGTCAGAGCCCTACCTGATTTTGTtg TTCCTGAGGAAACAAGCAGTAATATCTTGGAATGCCTGTCAGAACACCGGCGAGGCCGTCACGATGAAGCACTAACCACAATGTATCGTGAGCTTGCCTGCATTGCCAGG GAGCTGGAGCCCTTTGTTTTGGAGCCTGGAAAATTCCTTCTGACAAAACTGATGGAATCTGATAGAAAAATTgaacttctatttaaaaagatTGAGTTCGATGCTACCCTGGAAGGTTTCTCGATTGAA GATTTGAAAGAACTGTGGAACGTCATCCATCAGGAATCCTTGACCAGAAGGAACTGGATTAGGGAAATGGATGAATCCTTAAAAAAGGTTGAATGGAGTCGAGCTGATAAA ATAACAGATGTACTGAGGAAGTATACTGTGAAACTGGAGGGAATTTCCTTCTTCTTGTCAGCTGACGTTTACAGGCTCATGAATGATGAGGCCATG ctGATTAACAGAGCACTGTTGGCTAATCAGAGGGCAATTGCCAAGCTGTTCTTTAATCTAATGAAATCAGAGATGAAGAGGGAATTATCACATCGATTGAGATGGCAAGATAGAGTCAAGGACTGGAAGCTCATACATAAGAACTCTTTAGTTCATGCTTTCAG AGAATTTATGGCaaatgaagaaatacagaatCCCCCAActgtgaaaacagaaatggaaaatatgatAACAGAACAGATTTTACTTAGTGAAAGGAGACTGGAGTTTCTGCAGCACGTTGG TGATTTGTTGCCTCCAACACACACGAAAGCTGACATAAATGAATGGTACAGATCTTTGGTGAATTTAAACAAAAGTATAG ATACCCACAATGTGCAGTGCATGATGAAAATACACACCCGGTATGAGAGGGGCCTGGAAAAATGTTTGGCAGAAATGCAGTTATGCAAG AATAACCTGTTGAACTTTTGCACAAAAAAAGAGGCTGAAGAAATTGTGAGTTCTGAGTTACTTCAGTTGACTGAGAAACTAAAAAGTCAGTTTGAAGAAGAACTGGAGCATATGGAT AGAGACTTTGAGGAGCTGGCTAAACACAATGAGCAGAATTGTGAAGACTTGGGCAGCTATTTTCTGGAGGTGATGGGTCTCTGGGATGTCCATCAACTCAAACTGTCCCAGCAGGAAGGTGAACTTCAGAAGAAATTAGATGAATGCAGATGGAAACAGCATAATTTAATACAG GTGATGGAAGACAATCTGGCTAAAATTTTGGATGAAATGAGAACAGCGAGCTCTGAAGAAAAGCTGAATAAATATTTGGAGAATGCACTTTGTTCTTTAGATGACATTAGAGCTAG GTATGAGACATTCAACCAAGTTCTAATGGATGAACTTATGGCTTACCCAGAAGCTATTTTGCAGAAATTGATTTCCTATAGTATATCCATCAGCCAATATTTTAACGTAAAGGAAATCTTCAAACAG aaCTTGCAAGGAGAGATAGAATTCACATTTCAAGATCAAG AACTAGTTAAGGCTTCAGAAGCTGAACATCTGGTGGAGCAGCAAGCTGAGAGCATTGtgcaagaaaatgaaggaaagcaaaagatgGATAGTCAtcaacaagaaaatgaagaaacaaacacAGCTGAGAATGAGGAGATCTTTGCTCAGGAAgctgaagaaacagaggaaaaaaaatatggggaGAGTATTCCTCATGAAAGGGAAGGAACTGAGCAACCAGGACAGGGGGTAAGCTTTACACAG GCTGTGTTTGACAGCAGCAAGGCAGAAAGCCCTGAAATTGATGTTGAGACCTTCTCCACTTCTAGTGGAAACACTTACACAGTTCTTGGAgttaaagagacagaaaagactgACATCCAGGAgacttattttacaaaatatgaaaaaaaggaatCGCTTCCTATGTACCTGAAATATGTATTTATCAAAGAAAACGTGTTTGTAGAGCTGAAGAAACG aattCGCCTCTGCTTTTTTGAGCACTTGGAGAAATGGTTTCCAGAGTCCTTATCCAACTCCTGTGCCATTGTAGCTGCCAAGAAAGAAGAGCTGAATTCAGAACTTCAGCTGCGTCTCCGCTTGCATCAACAAAGGCAGGAGGACATAGAGATAAAGATCTACAACGTTAGAGCTG CGGAACTGTCGCTTCACAAAGAGCGTCTAGAGTGCCACTGCGCTGGGGTGGTGGAAGCTCTGAAAAAGGAGAGAGCTGATTTTCTCAAATTTTGTGATGGGCAAAATAACATCATCAAAAACTTACATTCCCGAATATGTGACATGGAATCTGTCTTCCTCAGTGCTCCTATGACTGAGAA GTTagtttctttcagcagcagtCTGCGCTCAGAGCTACATAATCATCTGGAAATGATCCATGTTTCCCTGAGGAGTTACCGGAACTATTTGGAGGAAGCTTTAGGAAAATTAAGGGATTCAAACGTGGATTTTCTCAGAGCTTGCAG attatttttggAGGGAGGTAACTTTTCTCCCGAGGAGGTAAAGTCTTTCAGCAAGTGTCTTCAGGAAGAAAGTAAGCGTATTGACTCTTTTGAGAGTTTAATCAAGACAGATTTGGAGAAAATGGAATCAAGCTGCTTGGAGCAG GCTACTGAACTTATCAACCAGTCTGAAGCAAAGTTCGGTTATCTCTTCATGAATCGAGTCTTTATGGAGAAGGTCCGACGATTTTTGACAAACCTACAAGTGCAAATCAAATCAGAG GTAGCAAAATCCAatttgcaggcagtgacattaaACTCTTATCTGGAGAAGCTCCGTCAGAAGATAGATGCTTGTGCTCATCCTACTGCGGTTAAAGAA GCTTTGACATCTGAAGAGTGGTATGATTTTGCCAAAGAAGTgttgaaagaactgaaaaagaggaGCCAGTATCTTGACTGCTTGCTAGTAAAAGCAATGAGGCCTCATGATAAT gAGGACTTTACCCCTCTTGCAACGGATGTTACATTACAAGGTCCAATTGCTGTTGCCATTCGAACAGAGCGTGTCAGAGATGAGAACAAAGTGATGGTGATGGGGCTGGATCCTGTCAAATATCCTTTGTTAAATCCAAGCAGAATGGGAAAGTCTGCAGTTGATGATTTATCAATAAGCATTATCAAAAATTTACTTGA AATTCAGCCATACAGAAAATCTTCAGGCCTAAATCGGGAGAGAAAAGATCACGCACATTCATTAGGACCAG GTCCTCGGAACTCTGCAGCTCAGATCACCAAGAAGTCATCTTTTATGAAAAAGATGCCAAGAGGAAG GGTACAGAAAAACACCAGACCAGTCCTCAGTGACAAGAGATTCCAGATATTTGGAGAGAAGCCTCCAGAGTCTGA CACTTTTAAGGGGATTATGATGAATATTCTTTGGACGGGTAATGACAGCTTGCTCTGTCTTGCTGAG GAGTTCTACCAAAAAGAGAATCCTCAAATTGCAATGCTTGAAGATCTCCCAGAGACATTTGACCATTGTGCAGAAGTGTTCAAACAGAATCTGTTGTCATACCAAAGTCAGACAGATGATTACTACAATTCCTGTTTTATAG AATTTCAGGATCAGCTGAAGATGTTTGAGAAGGAGCTCCCTTATGTCTCCCAGTTGGCAATCGATAGTCTTTTAAAAGAACACGAGCAGAAGCTCAGCTATTCCACTGGTCAGATTCAGCATCTCTTCAGTAAACAGCTGGAAGGCTGGGAGAATGTAAGG GCTGTGCACAAGAATCGATTACGTCCCTCTCTGGGACATCCAGACAACTTACCTCACCTGGACGCTTTGTgccaagcagaaataaaaaggcaaaaagagcaaGCTGATGGTATTCGTCTCAACACACAGATGCTGCAG GACTGTGTTGCTGAGTGTGCTCAGAGCTTTGTTTCTGCACTAGCTGCCTTCACCGAAAAGCTGCTTCTGGAATTAGATGAAAGTATCACGGTTAACGATGTACAAGTAGCAA AAATTGATATACCAAGAGAGAAGACATCCACTTTAATCCGTCGTAAACAAGCAGGACTTCCTCTAGAAATCTCTGAAGTTCAGCAGTTAATTGACCGTGGGAGCAG gacttggCCAGGAATACCCATGACTGCTCTTACAGACAATTCAGACTATATCCTTTGCAGAGAAACTGCGTCAGTTACAACAGCGAAGACTACGCTGGGCCACGTAGCAGCAGTAGAAGCAAGAGATGCGGCGTATAAG aaatacaaatgtaaacTTGAGCAGCAGTTTGCCCAGATCAAGGAAGAAAGTACAGCTCAGCTGCTGGCAATCCAGCATTGGGAAGAATGGTGGAAACAATCCATCCAGAAGATTAAGCAACTCTATACATGA
- the CCDC180 gene encoding coiled-coil domain-containing protein 180 isoform X1 yields the protein MRRAGAVRLLPRGKVYNQISEDEVRLVRSLDEVRSKTRFSTKSERLALVRDSEISTDAGLLPCYQQKRVERTPYSDSTEKPPLYREATTFQKAWKSVDVNAAEEVRALPDFVATVPSYIILISFVAVPEETSSNILECLSEHRRGRHDEALTTMYRELACIARELEPFVLEPGKFLLTKLMESDRKIELLFKKIEFDATLEGFSIEDLKELWNVIHQESLTRRNWIREMDESLKKVEWSRADKITDVLRKYTVKLEGISFFLSADVYRLMNDEAMLINRALLANQRAIAKLFFNLMKSEMKRELSHRLRWQDRVKDWKLIHKNSLVHAFREFMANEEIQNPPTVKTEMENMITEQILLSERRLEFLQHVGDLLPPTHTKADINEWYRSLVNLNKSIDTHNVQCMMKIHTRYERGLEKCLAEMQLCKNNLLNFCTKKEAEEIVSSELLQLTEKLKSQFEEELEHMDRDFEELAKHNEQNCEDLGSYFLEVMGLWDVHQLKLSQQEGELQKKLDECRWKQHNLIQVMEDNLAKILDEMRTASSEEKLNKYLENALCSLDDIRARYETFNQVLMDELMAYPEAILQKLISYSISISQYFNVKEIFKQNLQGEIEFTFQDQELVKASEAEHLVEQQAESIVQENEGKQKMDSHQQENEETNTAENEEIFAQEAEETEEKKYGESIPHEREGTEQPGQGVSFTQAVFDSSKAESPEIDVETFSTSSGNTYTVLGVKETEKTDIQETYFTKYEKKESLPMYLKYVFIKENVFVELKKRIRLCFFEHLEKWFPESLSNSCAIVAAKKEELNSELQLRLRLHQQRQEDIEIKIYNVRAAELSLHKERLECHCAGVVEALKKERADFLKFCDGQNNIIKNLHSRICDMESVFLSAPMTEKLVSFSSSLRSELHNHLEMIHVSLRSYRNYLEEALGKLRDSNVDFLRACRLFLEGGNFSPEEVKSFSKCLQEESKRIDSFESLIKTDLEKMESSCLEQATELINQSEAKFGYLFMNRVFMEKVRRFLTNLQVQIKSEVAKSNLQAVTLNSYLEKLRQKIDACAHPTAVKEALTSEEWYDFAKEVLKELKKRSQYLDCLLVKAMRPHDNEDFTPLATDVTLQGPIAVAIRTERVRDENKVMVMGLDPVKYPLLNPSRMGKSAVDDLSISIIKNLLEIQPYRKSSGLNRERKDHAHSLGPGPRNSAAQITKKSSFMKKMPRGRVQKNTRPVLSDKRFQIFGEKPPESDTFKGIMMNILWTGNDSLLCLAEEFYQKENPQIAMLEDLPETFDHCAEVFKQNLLSYQSQTDDYYNSCFIEFQDQLKMFEKELPYVSQLAIDSLLKEHEQKLSYSTGQIQHLFSKQLEGWENVRAVHKNRLRPSLGHPDNLPHLDALCQAEIKRQKEQADGIRLNTQMLQDCVAECAQSFVSALAAFTEKLLLELDESITVNDVQVAKIDIPREKTSTLIRRKQAGLPLEISEVQQLIDRGSRTWPGIPMTALTDNSDYILCRETASVTTAKTTLGHVAAVEARDAAYKKYKCKLEQQFAQIKEESTAQLLAIQHWEEWWKQSIQKIKQLYT from the exons atgcggcgggcgggggctgtGCGCCTCCTTCCCAGAGGGAAAGTCTACAACCAGATCTCTGAGGatgag GTTCGCTTAGTGCGCTCTTTGGATGAAGTAAGGAGCAAGACTAGGTTTTCTACAAAGAGTGAAAGGCTCGCTTTGGTTAGGGATTCAGAAATTTCTACTGATGCCGGGCTACTACCATGTTACCAGCAGAAGCGGGTTGAAAGAACTCCCTACAGTGACTCCACAGAAAAGCCACCACTGTACAG AGAAGCCACAACATTTCAAAAGGCTTGGAAAAGTGTAGATGTAAATGCAGCTGAGGAAGTCAGAGCCCTACCTGATTTTGTtg CAACAGTTCCAAGCTACATCATCCTCATTTCTTTTGTGGCAGTTCCTGAGGAAACAAGCAGTAATATCTTGGAATGCCTGTCAGAACACCGGCGAGGCCGTCACGATGAAGCACTAACCACAATGTATCGTGAGCTTGCCTGCATTGCCAGG GAGCTGGAGCCCTTTGTTTTGGAGCCTGGAAAATTCCTTCTGACAAAACTGATGGAATCTGATAGAAAAATTgaacttctatttaaaaagatTGAGTTCGATGCTACCCTGGAAGGTTTCTCGATTGAA GATTTGAAAGAACTGTGGAACGTCATCCATCAGGAATCCTTGACCAGAAGGAACTGGATTAGGGAAATGGATGAATCCTTAAAAAAGGTTGAATGGAGTCGAGCTGATAAA ATAACAGATGTACTGAGGAAGTATACTGTGAAACTGGAGGGAATTTCCTTCTTCTTGTCAGCTGACGTTTACAGGCTCATGAATGATGAGGCCATG ctGATTAACAGAGCACTGTTGGCTAATCAGAGGGCAATTGCCAAGCTGTTCTTTAATCTAATGAAATCAGAGATGAAGAGGGAATTATCACATCGATTGAGATGGCAAGATAGAGTCAAGGACTGGAAGCTCATACATAAGAACTCTTTAGTTCATGCTTTCAG AGAATTTATGGCaaatgaagaaatacagaatCCCCCAActgtgaaaacagaaatggaaaatatgatAACAGAACAGATTTTACTTAGTGAAAGGAGACTGGAGTTTCTGCAGCACGTTGG TGATTTGTTGCCTCCAACACACACGAAAGCTGACATAAATGAATGGTACAGATCTTTGGTGAATTTAAACAAAAGTATAG ATACCCACAATGTGCAGTGCATGATGAAAATACACACCCGGTATGAGAGGGGCCTGGAAAAATGTTTGGCAGAAATGCAGTTATGCAAG AATAACCTGTTGAACTTTTGCACAAAAAAAGAGGCTGAAGAAATTGTGAGTTCTGAGTTACTTCAGTTGACTGAGAAACTAAAAAGTCAGTTTGAAGAAGAACTGGAGCATATGGAT AGAGACTTTGAGGAGCTGGCTAAACACAATGAGCAGAATTGTGAAGACTTGGGCAGCTATTTTCTGGAGGTGATGGGTCTCTGGGATGTCCATCAACTCAAACTGTCCCAGCAGGAAGGTGAACTTCAGAAGAAATTAGATGAATGCAGATGGAAACAGCATAATTTAATACAG GTGATGGAAGACAATCTGGCTAAAATTTTGGATGAAATGAGAACAGCGAGCTCTGAAGAAAAGCTGAATAAATATTTGGAGAATGCACTTTGTTCTTTAGATGACATTAGAGCTAG GTATGAGACATTCAACCAAGTTCTAATGGATGAACTTATGGCTTACCCAGAAGCTATTTTGCAGAAATTGATTTCCTATAGTATATCCATCAGCCAATATTTTAACGTAAAGGAAATCTTCAAACAG aaCTTGCAAGGAGAGATAGAATTCACATTTCAAGATCAAG AACTAGTTAAGGCTTCAGAAGCTGAACATCTGGTGGAGCAGCAAGCTGAGAGCATTGtgcaagaaaatgaaggaaagcaaaagatgGATAGTCAtcaacaagaaaatgaagaaacaaacacAGCTGAGAATGAGGAGATCTTTGCTCAGGAAgctgaagaaacagaggaaaaaaaatatggggaGAGTATTCCTCATGAAAGGGAAGGAACTGAGCAACCAGGACAGGGGGTAAGCTTTACACAG GCTGTGTTTGACAGCAGCAAGGCAGAAAGCCCTGAAATTGATGTTGAGACCTTCTCCACTTCTAGTGGAAACACTTACACAGTTCTTGGAgttaaagagacagaaaagactgACATCCAGGAgacttattttacaaaatatgaaaaaaaggaatCGCTTCCTATGTACCTGAAATATGTATTTATCAAAGAAAACGTGTTTGTAGAGCTGAAGAAACG aattCGCCTCTGCTTTTTTGAGCACTTGGAGAAATGGTTTCCAGAGTCCTTATCCAACTCCTGTGCCATTGTAGCTGCCAAGAAAGAAGAGCTGAATTCAGAACTTCAGCTGCGTCTCCGCTTGCATCAACAAAGGCAGGAGGACATAGAGATAAAGATCTACAACGTTAGAGCTG CGGAACTGTCGCTTCACAAAGAGCGTCTAGAGTGCCACTGCGCTGGGGTGGTGGAAGCTCTGAAAAAGGAGAGAGCTGATTTTCTCAAATTTTGTGATGGGCAAAATAACATCATCAAAAACTTACATTCCCGAATATGTGACATGGAATCTGTCTTCCTCAGTGCTCCTATGACTGAGAA GTTagtttctttcagcagcagtCTGCGCTCAGAGCTACATAATCATCTGGAAATGATCCATGTTTCCCTGAGGAGTTACCGGAACTATTTGGAGGAAGCTTTAGGAAAATTAAGGGATTCAAACGTGGATTTTCTCAGAGCTTGCAG attatttttggAGGGAGGTAACTTTTCTCCCGAGGAGGTAAAGTCTTTCAGCAAGTGTCTTCAGGAAGAAAGTAAGCGTATTGACTCTTTTGAGAGTTTAATCAAGACAGATTTGGAGAAAATGGAATCAAGCTGCTTGGAGCAG GCTACTGAACTTATCAACCAGTCTGAAGCAAAGTTCGGTTATCTCTTCATGAATCGAGTCTTTATGGAGAAGGTCCGACGATTTTTGACAAACCTACAAGTGCAAATCAAATCAGAG GTAGCAAAATCCAatttgcaggcagtgacattaaACTCTTATCTGGAGAAGCTCCGTCAGAAGATAGATGCTTGTGCTCATCCTACTGCGGTTAAAGAA GCTTTGACATCTGAAGAGTGGTATGATTTTGCCAAAGAAGTgttgaaagaactgaaaaagaggaGCCAGTATCTTGACTGCTTGCTAGTAAAAGCAATGAGGCCTCATGATAAT gAGGACTTTACCCCTCTTGCAACGGATGTTACATTACAAGGTCCAATTGCTGTTGCCATTCGAACAGAGCGTGTCAGAGATGAGAACAAAGTGATGGTGATGGGGCTGGATCCTGTCAAATATCCTTTGTTAAATCCAAGCAGAATGGGAAAGTCTGCAGTTGATGATTTATCAATAAGCATTATCAAAAATTTACTTGA AATTCAGCCATACAGAAAATCTTCAGGCCTAAATCGGGAGAGAAAAGATCACGCACATTCATTAGGACCAG GTCCTCGGAACTCTGCAGCTCAGATCACCAAGAAGTCATCTTTTATGAAAAAGATGCCAAGAGGAAG GGTACAGAAAAACACCAGACCAGTCCTCAGTGACAAGAGATTCCAGATATTTGGAGAGAAGCCTCCAGAGTCTGA CACTTTTAAGGGGATTATGATGAATATTCTTTGGACGGGTAATGACAGCTTGCTCTGTCTTGCTGAG GAGTTCTACCAAAAAGAGAATCCTCAAATTGCAATGCTTGAAGATCTCCCAGAGACATTTGACCATTGTGCAGAAGTGTTCAAACAGAATCTGTTGTCATACCAAAGTCAGACAGATGATTACTACAATTCCTGTTTTATAG AATTTCAGGATCAGCTGAAGATGTTTGAGAAGGAGCTCCCTTATGTCTCCCAGTTGGCAATCGATAGTCTTTTAAAAGAACACGAGCAGAAGCTCAGCTATTCCACTGGTCAGATTCAGCATCTCTTCAGTAAACAGCTGGAAGGCTGGGAGAATGTAAGG GCTGTGCACAAGAATCGATTACGTCCCTCTCTGGGACATCCAGACAACTTACCTCACCTGGACGCTTTGTgccaagcagaaataaaaaggcaaaaagagcaaGCTGATGGTATTCGTCTCAACACACAGATGCTGCAG GACTGTGTTGCTGAGTGTGCTCAGAGCTTTGTTTCTGCACTAGCTGCCTTCACCGAAAAGCTGCTTCTGGAATTAGATGAAAGTATCACGGTTAACGATGTACAAGTAGCAA AAATTGATATACCAAGAGAGAAGACATCCACTTTAATCCGTCGTAAACAAGCAGGACTTCCTCTAGAAATCTCTGAAGTTCAGCAGTTAATTGACCGTGGGAGCAG gacttggCCAGGAATACCCATGACTGCTCTTACAGACAATTCAGACTATATCCTTTGCAGAGAAACTGCGTCAGTTACAACAGCGAAGACTACGCTGGGCCACGTAGCAGCAGTAGAAGCAAGAGATGCGGCGTATAAG aaatacaaatgtaaacTTGAGCAGCAGTTTGCCCAGATCAAGGAAGAAAGTACAGCTCAGCTGCTGGCAATCCAGCATTGGGAAGAATGGTGGAAACAATCCATCCAGAAGATTAAGCAACTCTATACATGA